In Falco biarmicus isolate bFalBia1 chromosome 7, bFalBia1.pri, whole genome shotgun sequence, a single window of DNA contains:
- the UBL7 gene encoding ubiquitin-like protein 7, which translates to MSLPEWHIAVKLADQPLAPKSILHLPETELGECPLGGCSISYLKQLITGKLQESVPDPELIDLIYCGRKLRDDQTLDFYGIQPGSTVHVLRKSWPEPDQKPEPVDKVAAVREFRVLHTALHSSPAYRDAVFKMLGNKESLDQIIVATPGLSSDPVALGVLQDKDLFSVFADPNMLDTLIPAHPALVNAIVLVLHSVAGSTPLPAPETSSRGMSSGSYRDMPGGFLFEGLSDDEDDFHQSTRSTPSSSTSGSRPASLGYAGAAGPRPITQSELATALALASTPESSSHTPTPGTQGHSSGTSPMSSSVQSGTPITNDLFSQALQHALQASGQPSLQSQWQPQLQQLRDMGIHDDELSLRALQATGGDIQAALELIFAGGAP; encoded by the exons ATGTCCCTGCCGGAGTGGCACATCGCGGTGAAGCTGGCAGATCAGCCGCTGGCTCCCAAATCCATCTTACATTTGCCGGAGACAGAGCTGGGAGAATGCCCACTTGGTGGGTGCAGCATCTCGTACCTCAAGCAGCTCATCACCGGCAAGCTGCAGGAATCGGTCCCAGACCCTGAGCTCATCG ATCTCATCTATTGTGGCCGTAAGCTGAGGGATGACCAGACGCTGGATTTTTATGGCATTCAGCCTGGCTCCACTGTTCATGTCCTGCGCAAATCCTGGCCTGAGCCTGATCAGAAACCAG aGCCTGTGGATAAGGTGGCAGCAGTACGGGAATTCCGGGTCCTTCAcactgccctgcacagcagtcCTGCCTACAGAGATGCA GTCTTTAAAATGCTGGGGAACAAGGAGTCGCTGGATCAGATCATTGTAGCCACTCCTGGCCTGAGCAGCGACCCTGTTGCTTTAG GAGTCCTACAGGACAAGGatctcttttcagtttttgcAGACCCCAACATGCTGGACAC GCTAATCCCAGCTCACCCTGCACTTGTGAATGCCATTGTCCTTGTTCTACACTCggtggctggcagcacccccctcccagctccagaGACATCTTCCCGAGGCATGTCCTCTGGCTCCTACCGGGACATGCCAG GTGGCTTTCTGTTTGAGGGTCTCTCTGATGATGAAGATGACTTTCACCAG AGCACAAGGTCTACGCCATCCAGCAGCACTTCTGGCTCCCGCCCAGCTTCCCTTGGCTacgctggggctgctgggcccCGGCCGATCACCCAGAGCGAGCTGGCGACTGCGCTGGCACTGGCAAGCACCCCAGAGAGCAGctcccacacacccacccctgGCACCCAG GGTCACTCCTCTGGAACCTCCCCAATGTCATCCAGTGTCCAGTCAGGAACACCCATCACCAACGACCTCTTCAGCCAGGCCTTACAGCATGCCCTTCAGGCCTCGGggcagcccagcctgcag AGCCAGTGGCAACCACAGCTTCAGCAGCTGCGAGACATGGGCATACATGATGATGAGCTAAGTCTCCGAGCCCTGCAGGCCACTGGAGGGGACATTCAGGCTGCCCTGGAGCTCATCTTTGCTGGTGGTGCTCCCTAG